GTGGTCACCTCCTCTGCACTGTTACACGCCTGGATCATGCTGAGGGCGGAAACAGACATTTTCAATCAGTTACTATTACTGAAGGTGTCCTGTactactgttaattaagtacaGAGAGGTCTCAGAAGTCTGAATGAACAGTGATTTTATCATCGCTCACATGGGTCACGGTCTATGCTTTAGAGCATAGAACATATTATAGGCATTTTAACATGGCGCACTGGGTAAAGGAAACACACATGGAAGGGGGAGCaaggaggtaaaaaaaaaataacactgaCACTAAAAGTATTTACTTCATCTGCTTTCAATGGAAATGGATTCCAATTGCTTGCATGGCCTCTAgaacattggccctcattctcgaacattttctgaagtttcttctgaaatgtttcttacgggcttcggaaaaacaacgtaagcaaaagacatccgccaaattcatgcacgcttgaaaatgtggtcctacgcagcagaagttttctgggctgtgctcccccggaagagttttcttaaattgaaagcgcgttctcgtgctcctgaatttgcatacatagacgccctgccagctccttataagggcacgcaaccgtagtgacgtgtgcagtcggaatcgaccgaatctacacgaaagcaactcgtaaacgagtcatgtcaaagcagaaagcgATCAccctcgagtaaacgcagatctaacttcaactatatatgtctatgacttgaacggtgcagagatggactgttgcaggatgtagatgtgtccattctattccactatagctatatcaacgtaattgagtttagtgcttatttatttattcacttacatttgcagtgttcgtgtacattacatttagtcatttagcagacaattttgtccaaagcgacgtacaagggatagaacagtcaagctacgagcaatagagacctagtgtaacaataaatactactttacataagaaatagaaaaacgaaataggaaataaaaacgaagtgcaggaatgtaactgctataagtgcaagttaagcactagtcgaagtgccagttaggaagggaggtgctctctgaagagttgggtcttcaaaagcttcttaaaggtagagagggacgcgcctgctctggtagtgctaggcagttcgttccaccaacgtggaactacttgaaaattctggattgccgtacttgcacagacggcagtgccaaacgacgctcactagacgagcgcagcattccggtgtagtgcttttatttattttatgacatcacagtgcctcgtagaatcatgactataggcctacatgtgaaacgtaattgttaatgatactttaatccgaggatctgtagagttgatgtgaacgcaatcaccaacgatttctcacaaattcattaacacggagagttttcttaaatgcgattccccaaaaaaccacaagatggcccacggggccatcttgtggttttttaaggaatcgcatttgagaaaactctggccgagttacgactgccatttcgagttcggaaagtcttctgaagttcagagcaaatcccagatgagaaaactttcatgaatgccaaatgttgtcctaaatccaattcctcttaaattcctcttaaattcctcttaaattcttcttaactgcgttcgagaatgaggcccattgtgagCCTATGACTGAGAATTCAGCAGTCCAAGTATATGGTCAATGAAGCAAAGTAATGTTGAAGTTCTGTCCACGCATTCACATGGGCCTAGCAGGAGTTTTAGTTGGCCCAGAGAGGAATACATTCGATGGGTTCCTCTTGACCGTATCCTTGGACTGACTGATGCACCAGGGACTACCAGGGGGAGACACTATGCAGTTCCAGATGCAAATCAGAGGCTTACAAAAGATCAGCTAAACAAAATGGAGGGCGGGCGTATCTTACTTGATGTCGGCCCCGGCGATGAAGCAGCCGGGTTTGGAGGAGATGAGCACGGCGCTCTTTACCGCCGAGTTCCCCCAGATCTCCCCCATCACCTCCGTCATCTCAGCCTGCATCTGTTTGGACAGGGTgtttacctgcacacacacataaacacacacgatTAGGAGCAGAAACAGggaaaaacatatacacatacacaaacacactcattttctaatgtgcagtcacagtcacagaaaaTGTATGTGTAGTCATAGTCACAGAAAATGTATGTatccataaaaacacacatacatataaacatacataagCATAaaccacatatatacacacacacacacacacactgtatacaaaCAGAAATGCAGTTAAAGCTTGTCAAAATGTGGACATGTATTATAATGTATTATGATGGTGATGCAGCATTTTAGGCTGACCTTAGAGTTTGGGTCATTTATCCGGACGACAGCCACATCACCTTTAACCTCATAGCTGACATGGGTGCGggctggtggagagagggagaggaagggatggagacacagagagagagagagagagagagagagagagagaatcattaCATCATAAAATGTATGCACTAGAGAAACAGGAGGAAGTGAAACTGATGCAAGCCCGGGTGCTTACCCAGCATAGCTGCTGATGACGACAGGCCTCTGCCTCCATGACCTGATGAGcaccaagcaaaacaacacaGTTGAGGTACCACACAATCATAATAAAAATGCAGTAAGGGATGACTGATTCAGGCAGGACGACGGAAAGTCAGAATGGGAGAGACCCACATGTTTAAGCAGAGACAAAAGGCAAAATGTGCCATGTTGCgcctaccaccccccccccaatcattcattcattcattcatttcacacaTAAAAGGTAGGATCCTTGGGTTAGCCACAGCTCTCCTATTGGTCACCCCCTTGAGGACAGACCTGGAATTACACTAGCGAACCTTGCCCCAGATGGACACAGGTCTGGCTTGACCTTTGCCCCAGACTCTGTAAAATCAAGTGACACTGAGACAAATTGCCAGgcaggtgtgtatgtatttgtcctCCTGAAAGGTGCCAGTCACATTCAAGACAAGAAATGTGTGTGGAAGAACATAATGGATAAAACAATGAAAGAACATCAATGCTCCTGATCATAATCTGACAGACAGTACGCATCCTCCTCTTGACATCAATTCTTAGAATGAACCAATGACCTCTTTGGAGGTCACAACATTTCGCTGCAAAGTTACATTGGACCCTCAAGTTAATGACATATAACATATGAACTTTTGAGACCATCATTAATACGTCAGAGTAACTATCGGCATACAGTTTTGCAGTTTAAATAGTGAAATGATAACGTTTGGTCCTTGATTAAATGTTGGACGCTAGTGGGGGATGAACACATTTGACTTCCCAGTTCATAGGCTGACAAAAGTGGTTAACGTTCATTTCATTTGAGTGCCAGTATAAGTTACACTGCAGTAATACATATAGCATTTTCGCCTCTAAAGAGGAAAAAATAAGATACTTCAGACACCAATCTGttattaaataattaatttgGGTTCACACAACATTTATATTATGGACCTCAAGGAAGTGGGTGAAAGTTCACGAAGTTCTACTAGCATAGCAAGCTAGGGACGACTAGCTGACGTTGCCGCTATTTTATTAGCACGAACAAGTTCAAGTCCACGAAGACTTTTTAACCACAAAGTTGCAAACAAAGATTAAGACCAAAGCACTGCGGACCATAAGTATTTCAGTAAGGCCATACCTGAAAAACAGGAATATTTGCTGGTCGCAAACCTGGAGAGAATGCCCACTGCTCGAACGCCTGCCATCTCAGCTGAGGAATCCGATGACACAAGGCTAGCGCTGAGACAACCGAAGTGCTAGCGAGTCAACCGGAATGAGGACCCCTAGCGTTGCTAGAGGTAACCAAGAAGATGCCGTTGTCATTCTGAGAACGTTTATATGAAAATTAGGACGCACAGAGGGGATACAcgagttaaaaaataaatgcaacTGTATTTCTTTAGTAGTTATTACGTCTGTAATTTTTTTGAGTCCGTGAGCACAAAATATAATTATACATAAAGGCATTCGATACGGGCATCACATGTCATGTAGCTAGGGACTTCTGAACAGAAGTATTTTTGTAGTCAGAAGCTGAACAGGCAGAGAAAACTAGGCAGAGGGGCAAGAGCTTATCAGTTGACAAACTAGAAAGGTAAGTAGAATTTGTGGAGAAATTGAAGTTCTTACAACGTTACTGCTTTCAACTTCGTTCGTAGTTCTCCTTACGATCATACGTTTTGAAAACGTCTTTGAAATATGACTTGCACTGACTTGTTAGCACCTACTGTTGGGTGCTGTTGAGCTAGCTAGCATGTTTGTGCTACCAATAACTTACTtaactagccagctagctagctggttGACGCTAGTTCTGCGTCACCTCGATATGGCGATTTGGGTCTTTTTGGTTCGTTGAATTCATATTGTTGTGTATACGATCGTAACTTTGTATGTGTTGAATTGCTGTTCTTTATGAGCTTGTGATGTGCTTAATTGTGCCCTATTCAACCCTGAGATCGGATGGATCTAGGTGAAGGGTCACTGGGACTCGTGGGCGGGGTCGTCTCACTGACAGACTGACCGTAGCATCCACAGTCCTGTGTCACTTTTGGGGGGACTGATTTTAATGTTCaaagattcaaacatttctaaaTAAAAGTGAACTTTGATATTTAGGCTGGTGGCATGATGCAACTTTATATCAAGACTAATCACGGGGGTCTGTTTTTATCAATCGGATAACGTTTAAGATCGTTACATCTGGCAAACCTGCTCCCATATTTTTTAACCGACTACAAATGTATCTTTGGTTATCGAAAGGCGTCATTAAAACCTTCAGAATTGTACGATTGCCACAATTGTATGATTGCCAATGTAGGCTACTATACATGTGTTGTATGAGTTGTGTAGTTATGAGTTAATTACACAATCTTGTCTTTCTAAGGTCAAAATGACATCCATGCTGATGAACTCTGTCCGGAACTGCCCGGTTAACAGTACCTGGGCCGTGCAGTTCGGTAAGGGCCTACACACTTCACATGGGCCTATTGCCCAAGGACCTCTCTAGTTATGCTAAACGCGTTTTTTTGTGTGgccattaatactttttttcacTTTGTTGTTATCTTCCATTTTTCTGTTCCCTGCTTCTTACCCCTTATAGCGACTCGTTCTCTCAGTACATCGTCTCAAATGCATGCAACAGGTAAGAACGCATGAGAAAGTTCAATCTGAATGTTTAGGCATCACTCAGTGATCACCATAAGTTCTCAGATGCAGTTTACGTGCATTACAAAGTTTGTTATAGGAAGGTGCCTTCttgtaggggtgggaatctcttggcacctcacgattcgattcgattccgattcagaggtcaatgattcgattctaaaccgattctcgattctaaaccgattatcaattctaaaccgataaaacgattatcgatgcatctcgatttttaaaacatttgagtttgctactcagagtctcaaatcacttcctactttgtgtttgataattaaagaaaatcaacagatctattttttttattagagaaaaagtttctccttgtcacaattatgactttctatgaaataatgcaataatcgatgcagcttgcatttcaacaaaaaatgaatgtgtaaaaaaaaaaaaaaaaaaaatgtttttattaaaaaatcgattatgaacttttctgaatcgagacagaatcgttcgagagaaatcgaaaaatcgccccaccccacccctacctTCTTGTTTCGCTAAATTAGAAGCATACATAGGTGCACTATTTTGACCTCTACTCTGTCCCCCCCTCTATATTCATGGTAGCTAAGAGCAAGAAGACCCTTGCGAAACCTGGCGTGAAGAACATTGTGTTGGTGGAAGGAGTGAGAACACCCTTCCTGTTGTCTGGCACCTCGTAAGTGTGGAGAGTGGCATTCTCATAAATATAATCCCACCACGCACATGCTATGGAAATTGTCATACTCAGAGCACTACGTGTGCCAATGCCAGCCATAACCCCATACAATCATCTGTGATGTGTGATATTGTTGCAGTTAATTCTGTTGTTTTATGGCTATTTTACATGCGGTACTTGTTTTGCCATATTCAGTTTGTTGATTTACTGGTATCCTCTTTGCAGGTATGCTGATCTTATGCCTCATGACCTTGCCAGAGGAGCCTTACAGTAAGTGATTGGTTTCTCTGATCCTCACAACAATAAGCCAAAGTAGTTCCTTCCAGCTGAGGTGGCGAAAGCGCTAGAGCAAGTTCAAGGCCCTTCACACATCATTTAAGATCACAAGTTcttgtttacatttcatttcaagcCAGTTGAAATGGTGTCATACCACactatcaaatataaacatttgcaAGTCTGCATGGCTACAGTAACCTAAGATACATACATCTGCGTAACATATAGAGTATGTAAAAATCCATAAGCATGCAAGTGACTTACACCGGTGATGTCACTGATGACTTGTCTGTTATGAAAGCGGAAAAGGTACTTTCTGAAAGTAGCTTTGTCTATGTATAAGTATGTGTCTATATATTGTTCCCTTTGGGTCCTACTAAGGAGGTTTAGTCTCACTAGCTACCTGCTCTCTCCAGGGGTCTCTTGACCAAGACCGGCATCCCTAAAGACTACGTGGACTACATCGTCTATGGCACTGTCATCCAGGAGGTCAAGACCAGCAACGTGGCCAGAGAGGTGCGTCTCTTTCCCAGGGCACCACTGTTGTCACGGTGTTGACCTTCATTTATGCATTATTGCTAATTAAGTCTGTTATGTTGCCAAGCAAGGTTAAGGCTCATTTTCGTCTGCCTATGTACAACCTGTCTCACTTTGACCTCGCTATGATCATTTTAGCTGCCAGTTTCCCTTACGCCTAAAATAAAGCCCATGTTTGTGGTTCAATAAGACAAAGAGGAGATCAGTGTTTGGATTCTGGTGGTCTTGGCCATGTGGTATAATCTAGCCCGTGCAGGTATGCTGTGTGACGTAAACTTTGCCCCTCATCTCCAGTTGGCTCAGATTAGCTCTTCTATTCTTAGCCCAGCCCCTCGTCTGGACAGACCTTTTTTTCCATTGCCACAAGGTCACAGAATGGCTGTGATCCCTCTGGGTATTACATTTTCACCCACAATATTTACACTTGTGTATTAGCAGTAGGATTGTATGTGTCCTGCCCTGTCAACTGTTTACTAAGCGCTACACTTGCATTGGTAAAGTCAGGTATGTCTCTGTATTCAGATGTTGTACCCCAGTGCTCTTTCCTGCAGACTGCTGCCTGTCACTATTCCAACTCTCCTGTTCTCTTACTGTGGACTGCTCTGTAAGGCATTGTGCAACTCAGCTTTTTATAGCTGCACAGAATGAATGCATTGCTACGGTATTCTCTGTCTGAAATGGTGTGCGTAGACATGTGGCCCTGTCACTCTAAAATAGGTTTGCTGAATTAGTCAGTATATGAGTCACATATATATGACGTACAGTATATATGAAtcataatatgtgtgtgtgtgtgttgaatgtttgtgtattttgtgtccTAAGtgattattgtttatttatcctTTTGTTCCTTCAGGCTGCTCTTGGTGCAGGTTTTTCAGACAAAATCCCTTCCCACACAGTCACCCAGGCTTGCATATCATCTAACCAGGCCATGACCACAGGTAtggctaaccccccccccccaccaccaccaccatcaccatggtCCAAAGACTGAGACACTTGCATATTACCTGCAATTTaacttttcattaaaaaaattgtACATTTGTGCAGTTTTGTAATTCAGTCCAATGAAAATGGCCTGCATGTAAAACCAAGTTTATAAGTCAAGTGATGTGTTGTTATGATGGGGCATTATGCTTCTGTTTTTACTCAAAATGACCACTACAATGTCCTGCCAAAATGATGGTATGTTTCGTGTGTCTTAATGTCACTCAGTGACTGATGCAGGAATTCTTTTGTGATTGTTGTGTGGCGTTCTGCAGGTGTGGGGCTTATCGCGGCGGGCCAGTGTGATTCAGTGGTGGCTGGCGGTGTAGAGTTCATGTCCGACGTTCCCATCCGCCACAGCCGTAAGATGAGGAAGACCATGCTGTCCCTCAACAAGGCCAAGACACTTGGCCAGAGGCTAGCCCTGATCGGCTCCATCCGGATGGCTCACCTCAACCCTGAGGTACTACAACTACCAGCATGCACCTCTTTACTAATAGCCCTACTTTCTGCAGAGCCACAGAGTTAACACAGAATGGCAAATGGGGAGAAAAAACCGGTTGGATTGAATTGGTATTATGTTAAGCTTGTGGTGCATTAAGTTTAAGTTTAGGCTTACTGCTGCTCTCAGTCTTTTTGGATTTTAATATTCTGGTTCCGTTTCTCTTCTTCGTTCAGAAGTTGTAGTATCACAATGGATTATACCCTAGAGCTCCCAGCAAGCACTCGTAGAAGAAACTCCCCAAACTATGTTATGGAAATTCACACagatgtgttttatttaaatatggaGAAACCAATGCACATCAAATCCATTTGGAGTCTCTAGAGTGGAAAGTTTAGGAGGAACTTTTTCCTTTACTTAGACAGAGGAATACAAAACATAAGGCTTCCATAGTTGTGAAGACAACATTGTTATAGTATTTCACTTTTCTCCATGTACCACATCAGAAGCAGCATAATTCACATTGGACTGCACAGAAACTACATCTCCCACGATTCTCTTGTTTGAGTCACTAAGTTTCTATGGTTTGCTCCACAGCTGCCTGCAGTGGCTGAGTTCTCTACGGCTGAGACCATGGGTCACTCTGCAGACCGGTTGGCTGCTGCATTTGGTGTCACCAGGTTGGAGCAGGATGAGTTCGCCCTGCGCTCACACACCCTCGCCAAGAAGGCCCAGGACGCCGGGCTTCTCAGCGACGTCATCAGTTTCAAAGTGCCCGGTAACCCAAATGACAAGCTCAGTTTTTGCTACTCACTTTTTCAACTCTTGTCCTTCTTGGTTCTCACCATATCTAACCCATCTTTCTGTGAGTGATGTAGTTGTATTCTTATCAGTGTGGCTTTTGACATTTATAGTCCAGCACTAACACCTCTTGTCTCTGATTAGGTAAGGACATTGTCTCCAAGGACAATGGCATTCGCCCAAGCTCCATGGAGCAGTTGTCCAAGCTGAAGGCAGCCTTCATCAAACCCCATGGCACAGTCACCGCTGCCAACTCCTCCTTCCTGGTGAGCAGCCAACCTACACCACCTACCTACACCCAGCCAATCTCAGAGCACTTTATCTGCAAACTAAACTTATACACATACG
Above is a genomic segment from Clupea harengus chromosome 15, Ch_v2.0.2, whole genome shotgun sequence containing:
- the hadhb gene encoding trifunctional enzyme subunit beta, mitochondrial, which encodes MTSMLMNSVRNCPVNSTWAVQFATRSLSTSSQMHATAKSKKTLAKPGVKNIVLVEGVRTPFLLSGTSYADLMPHDLARGALQGLLTKTGIPKDYVDYIVYGTVIQEVKTSNVAREAALGAGFSDKIPSHTVTQACISSNQAMTTGVGLIAAGQCDSVVAGGVEFMSDVPIRHSRKMRKTMLSLNKAKTLGQRLALIGSIRMAHLNPELPAVAEFSTAETMGHSADRLAAAFGVTRLEQDEFALRSHTLAKKAQDAGLLSDVISFKVPGKDIVSKDNGIRPSSMEQLSKLKAAFIKPHGTVTAANSSFLTDGASAVLIMSEEKALAMGFKPKAYLRDFVYVSQDPKDQLLLGPTYASPKALERSGLTMDDIDVFEFHEAFAGQIMANLKAMDSDWFAQTYMGRKSKVGAPPMEKFNLWGGSLSLGHPFGATGCRLVTTVAHRLQKEGGQYGLVAACAAGGLGHAMVIEAYPQ